The following are encoded together in the Geobacter sulfurreducens PCA genome:
- a CDS encoding double-cubane-cluster-containing anaerobic reductase has product MIHSETFAEIATLKERNLIALKEAREAGRHAVGTYCLFSPTELILAAGAIPVSLCGTSQKPIPAAEKVLPRNLCPLIKSSYGFAVTDTCPYFHFADFLLAETTCDGKKKMYELLGELKPIHVMQLPQIQDEAALDYWLMEIGRLKTRLEREFGVRITDKALTEAIRLMNEERRSLQALQDVCKAIPSPISGLDLLTVLHNRGFSVDRRAAIELVDRFAAELRQMAAAGISPFTESTPRILLTGVPVGVGSEKLIRIIEESGASVVCLESCGAYKKVEQVREGGDPLRAIAERYLKVPCSCMSPNTGRLELVERLTREFRVDGVVDLTWLGCHTYAVESSVLKKHLQQRTGLPFLQIETDYSESDTGQLKVRVEAFLEIVHRSMKRTA; this is encoded by the coding sequence ATGATACATTCAGAAACCTTTGCCGAGATTGCCACCCTCAAGGAGCGCAATCTCATCGCCCTCAAGGAGGCCAGGGAAGCCGGCCGGCACGCGGTGGGCACCTACTGTCTCTTCTCGCCGACGGAATTGATTCTGGCGGCCGGCGCCATTCCCGTGTCGCTCTGCGGCACGAGCCAGAAGCCGATCCCCGCGGCCGAGAAGGTGCTGCCCCGCAACCTCTGTCCGCTCATCAAGTCGAGCTACGGGTTTGCCGTCACGGACACCTGTCCCTATTTTCACTTTGCCGACTTCCTCCTGGCAGAGACCACCTGCGACGGCAAGAAAAAGATGTATGAGCTCCTGGGGGAGCTCAAGCCGATCCATGTGATGCAGCTTCCCCAGATCCAGGACGAGGCTGCCCTGGACTACTGGCTCATGGAGATCGGTCGGCTCAAGACCCGGCTCGAACGGGAGTTCGGGGTGCGGATCACCGACAAGGCCCTGACCGAAGCCATCCGACTCATGAACGAAGAACGCCGGTCCCTCCAGGCCCTCCAGGATGTCTGCAAGGCCATCCCGTCCCCCATCAGCGGCCTCGACCTGCTGACCGTCCTTCACAACCGCGGCTTTTCCGTGGACCGGCGGGCAGCCATCGAGCTGGTGGACCGGTTCGCGGCTGAGTTGCGGCAGATGGCCGCGGCGGGCATTTCCCCCTTCACCGAATCCACCCCGCGGATTCTGCTCACCGGCGTGCCGGTGGGAGTCGGTTCGGAAAAGCTGATCCGGATCATCGAGGAGAGCGGCGCTTCGGTGGTCTGCCTGGAGAGCTGCGGGGCTTACAAGAAGGTGGAGCAGGTGCGGGAGGGCGGCGACCCGCTTCGGGCCATCGCCGAACGGTACCTGAAGGTGCCCTGCTCATGCATGTCGCCAAATACCGGCCGATTGGAGCTGGTGGAGCGCCTGACGCGCGAATTCCGCGTGGACGGAGTCGTGGACCTGACCTGGCTCGGGTGCCATACCTATGCCGTCGAATCATCGGTCCTGAAGAAGCATCTCCAGCAGCGGACCGGTTTGCCGTTCCTCCAGATCGAAACCGACTATTCGGAGTCGGACACGGGCCAGCTCAAGGTCCGGGTCGAGGCATTCCTCGAAATTGTCCACCGTTCAATGAAGAGGACCGCCTAG